The nucleotide window CGCTGGGTGCCATACATAGGCTCACCGACCAGGGCGTCTTCTTCGGTCCGGCCAGCGGCCGCGACTGGGCCTCCGTGCTTGAGTCGTTTTGCTCCGACGAGGCGTGCATGCAGACGGCTCTGCTCTCCAACGGTAAGAAGATCTATGCCTACGGCACGCTCATGAACCAGACGTCCATGGACCGCGAGAGCATCGTGACCATGGCCGAGATGGTCTACGACCTGCCGGGCGTCTATGTGAGCGGCCGCGGCGACCAGGGAGGCTTCATCTCCGGCACCACGCGCGAGAGCCTGATGGGCACCTTCTGGGGCTCCAAGCGCGCCGCAGAGCTCTGCGAGCCGCAGGACATACCGCACTGGCCCATCATCACGGCGGGGCTGCACTTCGAGGAGGGATCCGAGGGGATTGACAACGTCGCATGGGGTGACAGGGTCCGCGCGGCCTGTCCCAAGCTCGATCTCATCTCCCCCGGCTCGCGCATGTTCGATTGCGTCCCCAAGGGCTGGTCCAAGGCATCCGGCCTGAGGGTCCTCCAGATACTCCTGGGCATCGGCAACGACGAGGTGGTCTGCTTCGGCGACTCAGACAACGACTACCAGATCCTAGCCGCGATAGACCACTCCGTGGCCGTGGCCAACGCCAGTGACCGCGTCAGGGACGTCGCCCGCCATCACATCGGAGCATGCGAGGATGATGCGGTGGGTCGTGCCCTCCAGGACCTCGCCGAGCTAGGCGACGACGCCTTCGAGAAGTGGGACGCCGCGCGGCAGGACTCGTAGGCGTCAGGTGCGTCAGGCCTGGTCGTCGGCCTTGTTCCAGCCGGGCAGCCGGAGGTCGGGGGCTATGGCCGTGGCGTACATCTCGGTCATGGCGTCGCTCAGGGGGTAGACGAAGGAGCGCTCGGCCTCCAGCGAGGTCTCTATCGTGAGGCTGGGCCTCTGGGCGGGGAACCACCTGCTCGAGAAGACCTCGGTGCCCCCGTTGGCGTAGATCTCTACGACGGAGCCATCCACGAGCACGCGCAGGCTCGAGAGCCGCTGCAGGCGTATGAAGCGGTCCGCGCGGCCGGCCGCCGTCTCCTTGTTGAGGTAGTTGATGGCGAGGCGGCCCTGCACATAGCTGATCTGGAACGTGTCATCGAGCGTGAGCGTGCCCACCACGGAGCTGATGTGCTCGAGCGAGATGTCCGCAAGGCGCCCCTCGACCTCCAGGGGCTCGTGCTCGCGCAGCACCTGCTGCGTCTGGCGCAGCTGCCGCAGCTCCGGCACGGGGTTCTGCCTGAGCAGACCCGTCTCCTCGTCGCGCGTGACCACGCGGGGTACGGTGAGGCAGTGCCACCAGCCGAGCTCGTCGGGCTCGGCCGAGTAGTTCCTGTCAAAGGTGCCGAGCCAGCCCACCAGTATCCAACGGCCTTGCTCGTCCTGGAAGGTCTGTGGCGCGTAGAAGTCGTGCCCGTGGTCCCACTCCATGAAGTCGCGTTCGTCCACCTCGCTCGTCTCGAGGATGCTCTCTGCCAGCGGGATGTAGCCCGACTGCCACATGTTCTGCCAGCGGTCGTAGAGGCTGGGCAGGCCCTGCGGGTTGATGGAGAGGTAGTCGTGGCCGTCTATCTGCACGATGTTGGGGCACTCCCACACGTAGCCGAAGAAGTAGCGGGGACTGATGGAGCGGCGGAAGGTCCAGTCGTAGCCATCTTGGGAGTCGTAGAGCAGGACCATGCCGTGGCTGTCTATGTGGCGCGCCCCCAGCAGCATGTGGAGGCTGCCCCCCTGCTCCCACACCTTGGGGTCGCGGACGTGCGTGCTGCAGATCTCGGGATAGTCCTCGGCACGGATGACCACGCGCTTCTCGGTGAACCGCCTTCCGTCCTCGCTCTCCACCGTTATCTCGTTGGCCTGGCGGCCGTCGTAGACGAAGTCGAAGTCCTTCTCGTTGTGGTCGGGGTCGGGGCTTATGACGTTGCCGGTGTAGAACACGCGCATCTTGTCGCCGCCGTCGGAGGCGGTGCCCTTCTCGACATAGGTGGTGCCAGAGAAGACGCCGTGGCGGTCCTCGGGGATGCTGGGCTCCAGGGGCACGCCGTCGTAGCTCCAGTGGACGAGGTCGTTGCTCGAGAAGGCACCCCAGCCCTTCTGGTCCACCTCGGGCCAACCGTGGTCGTACTGGTAGAAGATGTGGTAGACGCCCCGGAACTGGCAGCACCCATTGGGGTCGTTGAGCCAGGCGCGGGGGGAGCGCAGGTGGAACCCGACGCTCCATGTGCTCTTGGGCATGACGGTGCTCCTCTTCCTCGTCCTGTCCCGCGGAGTGCGATGACACACCGACTATACGTTACTGCGGGAGGAGGTGGCGTCTCATATGAGAACGATTCCATAGATGCGTCAAACGCGGCTGTCAAGATCGGCTGCCGCCACTTCGACGCCGCGCAGGCCTACGGCAACGAGCGCGAGGTGGGCGAGGGGGGGAGGGGGCGTTCGTGCCTCGGGCGTCGACCGCGAGAAGCCCTTCGTGACCTCCAACGCCGACGTGGACTTCGAGATATCCGCAGAGGACCTTGTCCCTGCTCCCGCAAGCGCGTTTTGCAGTGCGGTTCCCTGCCATGGCGGCAGTGCCCATGGTGGCGGAAGGCCCCGTGCACCCATTTTGAAAATGGATGCACGAGGTCTCTGGTGACCTGCACCTTTACGAGAGCCATGCATCCGTTTTCCATTTGTGTGCACGGCTGACGGCCGTCAGCCCATGGACGACGGTCGACGGCCCGTGGCCGGACGATGGCTGCCCCTTAGCGCCACTCGTCCGCTTTCGTCACTGATTCGGACCGCTCGCCCGCACTGGCACATCCGCTGGCGGAACGGGGGATCCTTCTCGTCCCCGGACAGATCGTCACATGCCTAGGATTGCTCTCACCGTCTCGCCTCCCTCGTATGTTTGCCGACAAGGGCCTCGACCGTCCGGATTGCGGCAACGCAAGCGAAGGGAGTTCGTATGTTCGACGTCATCCTCGTTTCTCACGGGTCCTTTGCCCGGGCGGTCCTCGAGTCTGCCGAGCTCATCTGTGGCGATCAGGAACGCGTGAAGACCTACGGCCTCCATCTGGGCGAGTCTGTCGACGTGTTCCGCGATATGGTTCGCGGGGGCATTGCCGAGAGCCTGACCAGGGGAGAGGTGCTGGTTCTCTCTGACATCCAGTCCGGCAGCCCCTTTAACGTTACCTGCGCGGCGATGGGGGACATGGCCTTTCACCACGTTACGGGCATGAACCTCCCGATGGTCATCGAGGCTCTCGTGGACCGCGTCGACCTCCCCATCGGCGAGGTCGTCTCCAACGCCCTCGCACTGGGGGCCTCCAGCATGGCAGATGTGAACGCACTCGTGAACCTCGACAGCGAAGTCGAGGATGATGACGAGTAACCGTTCATCGGCATCTCTCCGCGCCTCCTGCAGCATCCAATGAGACCGGCTTGGCCTCCCACACCGCAGCTTGTCCTTTATACGGCACGTAAGAACCCAAGGTACAGCCATTTAGATTGTATGCACATACGTGCAGAACATACGTGAACAATAGATGCTAGCTTATTTGACAAGGCAATCCGAACGGTCGAGTGGCAGCGGTTTGGTCGGTCGCGTGGAGGCAGATTGGAGAGGAACCGTGAAGGACTTGGTGCTTGTTCGAATTGACGATCGCCTGATTCACGGGCAGATCGCTACGCAGTGGCTCAAAACCACGCACGCCAACAAGGTGCTCGTGATGGACGACGCCCTTCCTGACAATGCTTTTCAGGTGCGCATCCTCAAGGCTGCCGCGCCGTCCGGCATCAAGGTTGTCGTCAAGGACGTCGAGGGGGGAGTTGCCTGGTGTCTCCGAGAGCCCAAGGAGGACGAGAGGGTCATGGTTCTCGTCAAGGTGCCCGAGACGATCGAGGCGCTCATCGACGGGGGGATTTCGCTGCACGACGTGATTCTGGGAGGCATGGGATTCAAAGAGGGGAGGTCGCGCATCAACAGAAACGTCTCCGCAAGCCCGGAGGAGGTCGAATGCATGCAGAGAATCGTTGCCAGGGGGACGAGGATTCTCTATCAACTCGTCCCCTCGGACGCTCCAAAGGACCTGAACAACGTCCTAGCAGAGAGGGAGTAGGTCATGAGCTTTCTTCAAGCGCTTTTGTGTGGCATCTTCTACTACCTAAATGCCGGTCCCTGGATTGTCGGCGGTGGCTACTACACCTTCGGAAAGCCGCTCGTCCTAGGTTTCTTCGTTGGGCTCGTCCTCGGCGATCCCGTCCAGGGCACCATCGTTGGCGCGACCATCCAGCTTATCTACTTAGGCGTCATGTCAACGGGTGGCTCCTATCCTGCCGATCCCGCCCTCGCCGGAATCGTAGGTACCGCCGCAGCGATCTCTGGAGGCCTCTCGGCGCCCGAGGCGGTCGCCATTGCCATTCCCGTTGGCCTCGCCGGTACCGTCCTGTTCAACCTCCGCATGCTCTCCGCCGTCCCCTTCACGCACATGGCCGACAAGGCAGCTGAGAAGGGCGACACCAAGGGCGTGTTTCTCGCCAACGTGGTCGGTGCCCAGGTTGCGCTTGCGGCCATCTATGTCATTCCCTGCACCATCATCTGCATGTTCGGCGTCGACGCCATCTCTGGCCTGATCAACGCCCTTGCTGGCACCACGTTTATCAGAGTCCTCGGCGTTGTGGGCGGCGTGCTCTCCGTGGTCGGCATCGCGATGAACATGAAAGCCATCTTCAAAGGAGATGCCATCCCGTTCTTCTTCATCGGGTTCCTCATGGTTGTGTACTTCAGCCTAAACATGCTCTCGCTTTCCTGCTTTGCCCTGCTCTTCGCGGCTGTCTATGCCAATCTCAAGGAGGGTGGCCTTGCTGCGCCCGCCATCGCTGAGGGGGATGATGACGATGAGTGACGAGATCAAGAGGGTTCCCGCAAAAGCCATGCACAAGTCCTTCTGGAACTGGCTCGTCTTCGCTCACTCCTGTTACAACTACGAGAGGCTCCAGGGAACGGGCTTCCTCTACGCCATGTGTCCGATCATCGATGCCCTCTACGCGAAGGATGACGTCGAGGGCCGTCGGAAGGCCATGCAGCGCCACACCGCCTTCTTCAATACCGAGGTACGTCTCGGCGGTGCCATCGTGGGTCTGACCGCCGCCATGGAGGAGCGCATCGCCGCCGGTGAGATTGAGCTTGCCGACGATCTCATGCCCTCCGTCAAGTACGGCCTCATGGGACCGATCGCCGGTGTCGGTGACACCATCATACAGGCGGTCCTCTCACCAATCCTGCTCTCCCTCTGCATTGGCCTTGCTATGGATGGCAACGTCGCCGGCCCCCTGCTCTATCTAGCAATGTTTGTTGCGCTCCTCGTCGTCATGGGCCGGCACTCCTTTCAGCTCGGCTATAAGAAGGGCGACGAGGCGATCATGGGGCTTCTCGAGAGCGGCCTTATCAACAAGCTCATCACCGCCGCGGGTATCATGGGCTGCACCGTCATGGGTGCGCTTGTGGCCAACTACGTTTCCCTAAGCACCACCATCAACCTCGAACTCACAACGGGTGCCTTTGACCTGCAGGCCGACGTCTTTGACGCCATCATGCCCAAGGCGCTTCCACTGGCGCTTGCGCTCTTCGTCTATTGGCTGATGGACAAGAGGGGCGTCTCCGCCCTGAGGATGATGGCCTACCTCATCTTCGGTGGCATCGTCCTTGGCTACCTGGGAATCGTCTAGCCCTGCGGCTGTCTCTGCGGACAAACCCATCCACAATCTAACGACTCTTCCCGACGCATGTCACTGTTTGGGTCCGTGCGCCTTGCGGACCTGCCTACCGAAAGGGGATCCCCATGGAAAAGATGAAGGTTGTCGCAATCACGGCGGAGCGCGAGACTGCCGTCTGCGAGATCGAAAAACCCGAGCCCGGTCCTGGCCAGGTGTTGGTCCACCTTCACGCCTGTGCGCTGTGCACCTTTGAACAGCGTGTTTTCACACAGGTGACGAAGAAGGAGCTGCCCTATGTCGGCGGCCACGAGTGTGCGGGCGTCATCGAGGGCCTGGGGGAGGACGTTGACCCGGAGGAGTATCCGATGGGCCAGAAGGTCGCCGTCCGCGTCCTGCAGAACTGCGGCCACTGCCCTGAGTGCCGCAAAGGCGAGGAGAACCTCTGCCGCAACTCCTACAAGAAGTCTGCGGCATCCGCCGGCAAGCTCCTGCCCAACGGCCTCGGCGAGTACATGGCCGTCGACGAGGGCCAGGTCTACAAGATGGCCAATAATCTGCCCTACGAGCAGGCTGTCCTTGCTGAGCCCTTCGCCTGTTGCGTCAACAGCGTCGAGCGCGGGAACATCCACCTGGGTGACGATGTGGTGGTCCTTGGCGGCGGCGTGATGGGCATCCTCCACGTCATCATCGCCAAGCTGTACGGTGCCCGCGTCATCCTGAGCGAGCCTGATCCGGCACGCCTCGAGATGGCAAAGCGCTATGGCTGCGATGTGGTTATCAACCCCAAAGAGGTCGATGCCGTCGAGGAGGTCATGCGCCTCACGGATGGCGAGGGTGCAAACGCTGTCTTCAACACGACATCCGTCACCGCTCTTTCGGCTCAGGGCATTAAGATGCTTGCGCTCATGGGCACCTTCGTCCAGTACTCAAGCATGCATCCCGATGAACCCGTAGAGCTCTCCATGAACTCCATCCACAACGCGGAAATCGTGATTACGGGATCGAAGTCCCCCTCGGTCAAGGCCTTCGAAGCTAGCACGAGGATCCTCTCCAAGATGCTCGTCGACCTCACCCCGCTGCTCACGGAGTCCTATCCCATGGAGGACGCCACCAAGGCCTTCGAGCGGGCCTGCTCCATGGACACCTACCGCGTCATGGTCAAGTGGTAGCAGATCGGCTGCCCTGAAGGGAGAAACCGCATGTACACCTCAATGATTGGCTTGATGAAGGATGCCCGCAAGAATAGCTACTGCATCCCCGCCTGCGCCGTCGAGAACGAGCATTCCGTGAGGGCGATCCTCAACGCCGCCGAGGAGAAGAACTCCCCTGTTATCCTCATCTCGCTTTTCAAGGTCAACCCCGACATTAACATGTGGGGCAGGATCGTCGAGGACATGGCTCTGCGCGTAAGCGTTCCGGTGGCCCTCTGCCAGGACCACGGCGGCACCTTCGGAGAGGCCATGAGGGCCATCCATGCTGGCTTCACGGACGTCATGGTCGACCGATCGTCGCTGCCCTTTGACGAGAATGCCGGGCAAGTCGCAGAGATTGTCAGGGTCGCCCACGCCTGCGGCGTCGGTGTCGAGGCTGAGCTCGGGCACGTCGGCATCGGGACTGTTGACGACTCCCTCTACACCCAGCCCGACCAGGCTGTCAAGTTCTGCGAGCTCACAGGTTGTGATGCGCTCGCCGTGGCCATCGGCACCACGCATGGCGTCTACAAGAATGGCAACCCGCACCTGGAGTTGGAGCTTCTCAAGGAACTCGACGAGGTCGTGCCCGTCCCGCTCGTTCTGCATGGGGGTAGCGGCACAGGTGACGATGCCCTCGCCATGGCGAGCAAGATGGGCATCACCAAGCTCAACCTCTCCAACGACCTTAAGAGGGGCGCCATCAAAGAGCTCTTCTCCTTGGGTAACGACCTGATGGGCATGGGTGCCTACCAGATGTACCCGAGGCTCACCAAGGGCTACCAGGAGGTGGCGGCGCACTACATGGATGTCACCGGCTCCACCGGCAAGGCAGACAACTTCCGATAGACCATTGGTCGGGCTGGAGCGGGAACGTGTGCCCCTGCTCCATCTGGTCTCTGAAGGGGTGCAGGCTTGGTTTCCCTGATTGGCTCAGACTGCCTGCTCCAGCTGGTCGCATCAAGGCTCGGTGACGAGGTGAGGCGCTGTGCTTAACGACTATGTGCAATGCAATCCAGAAAAGATCATCTTTGGGAGGGGGTGCGAGAAGGATGTCGGCAAGGAGGTCAAGGCCGTAGGAGCCTCTCGCGTGCTCGTGCACTACGATGCCGGAGATTTCATCAGGCCCCTGGTCGCCCGCATCCGCGGGTACTTGGAAGAGGAGGGACTTGAGGTCTTCGGACTCGGCGGTGTGGTCCCTAACCCTAAGGTCTCGCTCATGCGCGAAGGCTGCAGACTCGTTCGCGAGAAGGGCATCGACTTTGTGCTCGCGGTGGGTGGCGGGTCCACCATGGACAGCTCGAAGTACATCGCTTGCGGCGCCTACTACCCGGGCGAGCTCTGGGACCACCCCAAGTTCGCGCCCATCACGAGCCGTGTTCTCAAGCATGGTGTAGTGGTGACTATGCCGGGGACAGGGAGCGACGTCTCGACGGCGGCCGTGTGGCGGGACGACACCTGCGATCCGGAACGTAAGACCTGCGTCTTTGCCAACGAGATGCGCTTCGACCTCGCTTTCATCGACCCGGAGCTCACCTACACGCTGCCTGCGTTCCAGACGGCGGCAGGCTGCTTCGACATCATCTCCCATGCCATGGAGGACTACTTCTGCGCTCCGGATGGGGTCGAGTTCTACCTCTCCGCCTATGAGGGCGTTATCAACGAGGTAATGCGCAACCTGCCCGTGGCGCTCAGGGTTCCCGATGACTACGCGGCGCGGGCGAACATCTGCCGGGTTGCCTACGTGCCTCTCGAAGACGTGATCATATCCGGACAGGTGCATGGGTACTGCGTCCACAACCTCGAGAAGCCCATGACGGGCGCCTTCCATCGCACGCACGGCGAGATGCTTGCCATACTGTTTCCCGCCTGGATGCGCTACTGCCACCGGCGCAACATGCCACTCTTCACGCGTCTGTGCGTGAGATGCTTTGGGGCGAAGATGAACTACGAGGATCCGGAGAACACGGTCGACGAGGGCATCCGCAACCTCGAGCACTTCATCGAGGACGTGGGTCTTTCCACGAGGCTCTCTCAGGTGGGCATCGGCGAGGAAGCCTTCGGGCGGTGTGCGGACATCGCCATAGAGACGGCTGGGGTCGGTTACATCGGCAGCGCCATCAGGCTCGACAAGGAGGATATCGTCAACATCTACAGGCTTGCGAGGTAGGCGTTTTTTTGATGCATCAATCGGGCCCTTCGATCGGCGCGCCTTCCTATCCGTCCTCTTCGAGGGCTATCACGCCCATTGCCGTCTCCGAGTCGGTGATGAGGCAGTTGACGAAGCCGCAGCGCAGGGCCGACCAGATGCCCCTGACCTTCCGAGACCCTCCGGCTATGCAGAGAACGCGGTCCATCTGGCGCAGGTGGGAGAGGGGAAGTGCGTTTCTCGTGTATGCGCCGCCGAGAGGAAGCTCCGACCCGTCCTCGAAGAAGAAGGAGGCCAGGATGTCGCCGGCGATGTCCGAGGAAGCGACGAGGGCACGGTATTCGTCTGTGGCCTCGTTCAGGCTGAAGGGGTCGGCCGACGAGCGATAGGGAGCACCGAGTCCGACGATTGCTGCGTCGGCGAGCTCCCACTGGTGGAGAAGCTCGCTGCGGTGACTCTGGTAGAGCCTGCTTTTGGACTCGGCGCGGTCGGCAACCACAGGGACGTTGGTGAAGAAGGAGCGGCCGCCAAAGGCAGTCGCGAGGTTGTCGACGATGATGTTCGACTGGGTCTGGGGACTCGCGGTGCTCACCGTACCTACGGCGGGGACAAAGGAGAGGGCCTCCTGGGGCTTCTGAGCGCGAAGCTCCTTTGACATGCGATAGAGGGTTTCGCCAAAACCAACGGTGACGGTGCTTGCCGTCGAGAGAAAGCCGGGAAGCATCGCGGCGGCGTGGCGAGCGATGCTGTCGTTGAGCGTCCGACCAGTCTTGCCATGGTGCTCTGCCGCCGAGACCCCCTCGATTGAGACGAACTTGAGATCAAAGAGCTCCGCAAGGTGCCTTTCAAGCCCGTCGACCGTCTCTGCCATGGGGTTCATGACGTTGAACGTGACAATCCTGCGCTCTTTGGCACGGTCAAGCAGACGGGAGACATACGAGCGGCTGAAGCTCACCTTGGACGCGATGGCGTCCTGCGAGAGCCCTTCGACATAGTACATCTTCGCAATTTGATAAAGGAGGAGATCGTCATCCTGGGTGCCCTGGAGGGACATAGCTGGCTCCGTTCATGAAGGAACATATTCCCATAGCATATGTCACTTCTGAGAGAGGGGCAGTGAGACGGAGATGGCATTACCGCCGTTGTGTCTGTGGGCCCTCGATTCGCTGGGCCCGTCGATGAAGATGCAGGCCCATCTCCTCGATGGGATCCCGTCCTTGGAGTAGACGTAAAGCCCATTCTCCATTTTCCTGATTCTGCATATCTCCCGCTCAACCTAGATAGAGGATTCTGTATAGAATAGACCTGCCATAGGTGGAGGATTTTGCAAACAACCTCATAATCGATGCTATCAAGACTGGCTGATGTACGTGGGGAGGTGCAGATGACCTTCAGGAGGAAGCTCTACGGCACAATGCTTGGCTGGAAGGCAGACTCGAAGGGTAGGAGTGCGCTGCTCGTCGAGGGAGCAAGGCGTGTCGGTAAGACCACCATCGCCAAGGCGTTCGCGGCGAACGAGTACGAATCGAGCCTGTTCGTCGACTTCTCTCAGGTGGACAACAACGTGCGTGCCATCTTTGATGAGCATCGGGGAGATATAGACACGCTTCTGCGCATGCTTCAGCTCTACTTCGGCGTTAAGCTGACCCCGAGGCACTCAATCGTCATATTCGACGAGGTCCAGCGCTTTCCCGTCGCCCGCGAGATGATCAAGCACCTGGTGGCGGACGGGAGGTTCGACTACATCGAGACGGGCTCGCTCATCTCAATCCGCAAGAACGTCCAGGACATCGTCATCCCCTCCGAGGAGGAGCGCGTGAAGCTCTGGTCCCTCGACTTCGAGGAGTACCTCTGGGCGCTCGGGAGAGAGAATCTCGCAGACGAGGTCAGACGGTGCCACGACGCACTACGGCCCCTTCCCGACAGCCTGCATCGCCAGTGCATGCGCCTGTTCAATGAATACATGCTCGTAGGAGGCATGCCTCAATCCGTCAGCGACTTCATCGAGACTTCCGCGTTCACACAGAGCGACAAGACGAAGCGGCAGATCCTGGCCCTCTATGCCGAGGATATCGAGAAGTTCGGCGCGAGCGACGCTCGGCGGGCCTACTCCGTCTTCATGGGCATTCCCGGCCAGCTGTCGGCAGGTAGCAAGCGGTTCAAGTTCTCGACCTTGGGCAGGGGGTCACGCTACCGCCAATACGAGCCAGCGCTCCGTTGGCTCGAGGATGCACACGTCGTGAGCGTCTGTCGGCTATGCAACGATCCGAATGTTGGGTTCAAACTTGCCGCAGACGAAGGAGAGGACAGTTCGCTCAAG belongs to Olsenella uli DSM 7084 and includes:
- a CDS encoding HAD family hydrolase — protein: MVKLVLTDMDNTLVSFRHPVSERALGAIHRLTDQGVFFGPASGRDWASVLESFCSDEACMQTALLSNGKKIYAYGTLMNQTSMDRESIVTMAEMVYDLPGVYVSGRGDQGGFISGTTRESLMGTFWGSKRAAELCEPQDIPHWPIITAGLHFEEGSEGIDNVAWGDRVRAACPKLDLISPGSRMFDCVPKGWSKASGLRVLQILLGIGNDEVVCFGDSDNDYQILAAIDHSVAVANASDRVRDVARHHIGACEDDAVGRALQDLAELGDDAFEKWDAARQDS
- a CDS encoding glycoside hydrolase family 32 protein — translated: MPKSTWSVGFHLRSPRAWLNDPNGCCQFRGVYHIFYQYDHGWPEVDQKGWGAFSSNDLVHWSYDGVPLEPSIPEDRHGVFSGTTYVEKGTASDGGDKMRVFYTGNVISPDPDHNEKDFDFVYDGRQANEITVESEDGRRFTEKRVVIRAEDYPEICSTHVRDPKVWEQGGSLHMLLGARHIDSHGMVLLYDSQDGYDWTFRRSISPRYFFGYVWECPNIVQIDGHDYLSINPQGLPSLYDRWQNMWQSGYIPLAESILETSEVDERDFMEWDHGHDFYAPQTFQDEQGRWILVGWLGTFDRNYSAEPDELGWWHCLTVPRVVTRDEETGLLRQNPVPELRQLRQTQQVLREHEPLEVEGRLADISLEHISSVVGTLTLDDTFQISYVQGRLAINYLNKETAAGRADRFIRLQRLSSLRVLVDGSVVEIYANGGTEVFSSRWFPAQRPSLTIETSLEAERSFVYPLSDAMTEMYATAIAPDLRLPGWNKADDQA
- a CDS encoding PTS sugar transporter subunit IIA; this translates as MFDVILVSHGSFARAVLESAELICGDQERVKTYGLHLGESVDVFRDMVRGGIAESLTRGEVLVLSDIQSGSPFNVTCAAMGDMAFHHVTGMNLPMVIEALVDRVDLPIGEVVSNALALGASSMADVNALVNLDSEVEDDDE
- a CDS encoding PTS sugar transporter subunit IIB codes for the protein MKDLVLVRIDDRLIHGQIATQWLKTTHANKVLVMDDALPDNAFQVRILKAAAPSGIKVVVKDVEGGVAWCLREPKEDERVMVLVKVPETIEALIDGGISLHDVILGGMGFKEGRSRINRNVSASPEEVECMQRIVARGTRILYQLVPSDAPKDLNNVLAERE
- a CDS encoding PTS mannose/fructose/sorbose/N-acetylgalactosamine transporter subunit IIC; amino-acid sequence: MSFLQALLCGIFYYLNAGPWIVGGGYYTFGKPLVLGFFVGLVLGDPVQGTIVGATIQLIYLGVMSTGGSYPADPALAGIVGTAAAISGGLSAPEAVAIAIPVGLAGTVLFNLRMLSAVPFTHMADKAAEKGDTKGVFLANVVGAQVALAAIYVIPCTIICMFGVDAISGLINALAGTTFIRVLGVVGGVLSVVGIAMNMKAIFKGDAIPFFFIGFLMVVYFSLNMLSLSCFALLFAAVYANLKEGGLAAPAIAEGDDDDE
- a CDS encoding PTS system mannose/fructose/sorbose family transporter subunit IID, whose translation is MSDEIKRVPAKAMHKSFWNWLVFAHSCYNYERLQGTGFLYAMCPIIDALYAKDDVEGRRKAMQRHTAFFNTEVRLGGAIVGLTAAMEERIAAGEIELADDLMPSVKYGLMGPIAGVGDTIIQAVLSPILLSLCIGLAMDGNVAGPLLYLAMFVALLVVMGRHSFQLGYKKGDEAIMGLLESGLINKLITAAGIMGCTVMGALVANYVSLSTTINLELTTGAFDLQADVFDAIMPKALPLALALFVYWLMDKRGVSALRMMAYLIFGGIVLGYLGIV
- a CDS encoding zinc-dependent alcohol dehydrogenase, whose protein sequence is MEKMKVVAITAERETAVCEIEKPEPGPGQVLVHLHACALCTFEQRVFTQVTKKELPYVGGHECAGVIEGLGEDVDPEEYPMGQKVAVRVLQNCGHCPECRKGEENLCRNSYKKSAASAGKLLPNGLGEYMAVDEGQVYKMANNLPYEQAVLAEPFACCVNSVERGNIHLGDDVVVLGGGVMGILHVIIAKLYGARVILSEPDPARLEMAKRYGCDVVINPKEVDAVEEVMRLTDGEGANAVFNTTSVTALSAQGIKMLALMGTFVQYSSMHPDEPVELSMNSIHNAEIVITGSKSPSVKAFEASTRILSKMLVDLTPLLTESYPMEDATKAFERACSMDTYRVMVKW
- a CDS encoding class II fructose-bisphosphate aldolase; the protein is MYTSMIGLMKDARKNSYCIPACAVENEHSVRAILNAAEEKNSPVILISLFKVNPDINMWGRIVEDMALRVSVPVALCQDHGGTFGEAMRAIHAGFTDVMVDRSSLPFDENAGQVAEIVRVAHACGVGVEAELGHVGIGTVDDSLYTQPDQAVKFCELTGCDALAVAIGTTHGVYKNGNPHLELELLKELDEVVPVPLVLHGGSGTGDDALAMASKMGITKLNLSNDLKRGAIKELFSLGNDLMGMGAYQMYPRLTKGYQEVAAHYMDVTGSTGKADNFR
- a CDS encoding iron-containing alcohol dehydrogenase, producing MLNDYVQCNPEKIIFGRGCEKDVGKEVKAVGASRVLVHYDAGDFIRPLVARIRGYLEEEGLEVFGLGGVVPNPKVSLMREGCRLVREKGIDFVLAVGGGSTMDSSKYIACGAYYPGELWDHPKFAPITSRVLKHGVVVTMPGTGSDVSTAAVWRDDTCDPERKTCVFANEMRFDLAFIDPELTYTLPAFQTAAGCFDIISHAMEDYFCAPDGVEFYLSAYEGVINEVMRNLPVALRVPDDYAARANICRVAYVPLEDVIISGQVHGYCVHNLEKPMTGAFHRTHGEMLAILFPAWMRYCHRRNMPLFTRLCVRCFGAKMNYEDPENTVDEGIRNLEHFIEDVGLSTRLSQVGIGEEAFGRCADIAIETAGVGYIGSAIRLDKEDIVNIYRLAR
- a CDS encoding sugar-binding transcriptional regulator; this encodes MSLQGTQDDDLLLYQIAKMYYVEGLSQDAIASKVSFSRSYVSRLLDRAKERRIVTFNVMNPMAETVDGLERHLAELFDLKFVSIEGVSAAEHHGKTGRTLNDSIARHAAAMLPGFLSTASTVTVGFGETLYRMSKELRAQKPQEALSFVPAVGTVSTASPQTQSNIIVDNLATAFGGRSFFTNVPVVADRAESKSRLYQSHRSELLHQWELADAAIVGLGAPYRSSADPFSLNEATDEYRALVASSDIAGDILASFFFEDGSELPLGGAYTRNALPLSHLRQMDRVLCIAGGSRKVRGIWSALRCGFVNCLITDSETAMGVIALEEDG
- a CDS encoding ATP-binding protein produces the protein MTFRRKLYGTMLGWKADSKGRSALLVEGARRVGKTTIAKAFAANEYESSLFVDFSQVDNNVRAIFDEHRGDIDTLLRMLQLYFGVKLTPRHSIVIFDEVQRFPVAREMIKHLVADGRFDYIETGSLISIRKNVQDIVIPSEEERVKLWSLDFEEYLWALGRENLADEVRRCHDALRPLPDSLHRQCMRLFNEYMLVGGMPQSVSDFIETSAFTQSDKTKRQILALYAEDIEKFGASDARRAYSVFMGIPGQLSAGSKRFKFSTLGRGSRYRQYEPALRWLEDAHVVSVCRLCNDPNVGFKLAADEGEDSSLKCYMADTGLLVSSVFDEGAETEGIYRALQFGKLSINRGMFVENAIAQQLRSNGRSLYYYSWDEPPIEPGRRPRPREIDFLVTRGFSDADGKPRVSPIEAKSTKTYSTISLDDFRRRFGKRVGDEIVLHPGQLKKEGTRIYLPLYMSFCI